In Ostrea edulis chromosome 6, xbOstEdul1.1, whole genome shotgun sequence, a single window of DNA contains:
- the LOC125646993 gene encoding uncharacterized protein LOC125646993 isoform X2 translates to MNSGYDSDLVAALRDVVNGTNWFCAGPVPRLKKYVCNRYYADDGEDIVLIYSKKNDKFYALGAVCSHEGGPLEQGDIEDIDGQEKIVCPWHSYDFDLKTGQSSYGLKQDVYRVCIKDDNVYIYSASELSIKPFKSPIIKKATDKTDDDHFVERDEDTTSLTYWATKILNTACPQQKVELTQKVGEMWNKGELTVGSHRPPDQPARDKDLTVVKPGKEKKRGKGVSLSSRISNLHSMANIEQWAIDLSWDIIARFSNATPEGSDETLPRGFYDDFVKVACDEAKHYKMLSDRLQDLGSYFGALPVHNALWSSAADTNGSLLARLAVVHMVHEARGLDVQPITLEKFAKNNDLESAAILEVIFRDEITHVAAGLKWFTYVCSQSCPPLDCIPTFHKLVQEHYGSYLKPPFNTESRDMAGMTEEWYLPLVKPPS, encoded by the exons ATGAATTCAGGTTATGACAGTGATCTTGTCGCTGCATTACGGGACGTAGTAAATGGAACAAATTGGTTTTGTGCAGGGCCTGTACCCAGGTTGAAAAAATACGTTTGTAACAG ATACTATGCAGATGATGGAGAAGACATTGTGTTGATCTACAGTAAAAAGAACGACAAATTCTATGCACTCGGAGCTGTGTGCTCACATGAAG GTGGCCCTCTGGAACAGGGGGATATTGAGGATATTGATGGTCAGGAGAAGATTGTATGTCCTTGGCACTCCtatgattttgatttaaaaaccgGGCAGTCATCTTACGGACTGAAA CAAGATGTGTACAGAGTTTGTATAAAGGATGACAATGTGTATATCTACTCGGCCAGTGAACTGTCAATCAAACCATTCAAGAGCCCCATCATCAAGAAAGCCACAGACAAAACAG aTGATGATCATTTTGTGGAGAGAGATGAGGACACAACCAGTCTAACATACTGGGCAACAAAAATCCTCAATACAGCCTGCCCTCAACAAAAG GTAGAGCTGACACAAAAAGTTGGTGAAATGTGGAATAAAGGGGAGTTAACTGTGGGATCACATCGTCCCCCAGACCAACCAGCCAGGGACAAAGATTTAACAGTCGTCAAACCAGGAAAGGAAAAAAAGAGAGGGAAAGGAGTCTCACTG TCTAGTAGGATATCCAACCTGCATTCTATGGCTAACATTGAGCAGTGGGCCATTGATTTGTCTTGGGATATTATTGCCCGTTTCTCTAATGCTACACCAGAGGGCTCTGATGAGACACTCCCTCGGGGTTTCTATGATGATTTTGTTAAAGTGGCCTGTGATGAAGCCAAG cacTATAAAATGTTGTCAGATAGACTACAAGACCTAGGCAGTTATTTTGGTGCTCTTCCTGTTCATAATG CGTTATGGTCGTCAGCAGCTGACACTAATGGCAGTTTATTGGCAAGACTTGCTGTTGTTCACATGGTACATGAGGCCAG AGGCCTTGATGTGCAGCCAATAACACTGGAAAAATTTGCAAAGAACAATGACCTGGAATCAGCAGCCATCTTGGAGGTCATTTTCCGGGATGAAATAACTCATGTGGCGGCCGGTTTGAAGTGGTTTACCTATGTCTGCTCTCAGTCCTGTCCTCCTCTG GATTGCATACCAACATTTCATAAATTGGTTCAAGAACATTATGG GTCATATCTGAAGCCTCCATTTAATACAGAAAGCCGAGATATGGCAGGAATGACAGAAGAG tGGTACCTGCCTCTAGTGAAACCTCCGagttga
- the LOC125646993 gene encoding uncharacterized protein LOC125646993 isoform X1, with product MNSGYDSDLVAALRDVVNGTNWFCAGPVPRLKKYVCNRYYADDGEDIVLIYSKKNDKFYALGAVCSHEGGPLEQGDIEDIDGQEKIVCPWHSYDFDLKTGQSSYGLKQDVYRVCIKDDNVYIYSASELSIKPFKSPIIKKATDKTGEDDDHFVERDEDTTSLTYWATKILNTACPQQKVELTQKVGEMWNKGELTVGSHRPPDQPARDKDLTVVKPGKEKKRGKGVSLSSRISNLHSMANIEQWAIDLSWDIIARFSNATPEGSDETLPRGFYDDFVKVACDEAKHYKMLSDRLQDLGSYFGALPVHNALWSSAADTNGSLLARLAVVHMVHEARGLDVQPITLEKFAKNNDLESAAILEVIFRDEITHVAAGLKWFTYVCSQSCPPLDCIPTFHKLVQEHYGSYLKPPFNTESRDMAGMTEEWYLPLVKPPS from the exons ATGAATTCAGGTTATGACAGTGATCTTGTCGCTGCATTACGGGACGTAGTAAATGGAACAAATTGGTTTTGTGCAGGGCCTGTACCCAGGTTGAAAAAATACGTTTGTAACAG ATACTATGCAGATGATGGAGAAGACATTGTGTTGATCTACAGTAAAAAGAACGACAAATTCTATGCACTCGGAGCTGTGTGCTCACATGAAG GTGGCCCTCTGGAACAGGGGGATATTGAGGATATTGATGGTCAGGAGAAGATTGTATGTCCTTGGCACTCCtatgattttgatttaaaaaccgGGCAGTCATCTTACGGACTGAAA CAAGATGTGTACAGAGTTTGTATAAAGGATGACAATGTGTATATCTACTCGGCCAGTGAACTGTCAATCAAACCATTCAAGAGCCCCATCATCAAGAAAGCCACAGACAAAACAGGTGAGG aTGATGATCATTTTGTGGAGAGAGATGAGGACACAACCAGTCTAACATACTGGGCAACAAAAATCCTCAATACAGCCTGCCCTCAACAAAAG GTAGAGCTGACACAAAAAGTTGGTGAAATGTGGAATAAAGGGGAGTTAACTGTGGGATCACATCGTCCCCCAGACCAACCAGCCAGGGACAAAGATTTAACAGTCGTCAAACCAGGAAAGGAAAAAAAGAGAGGGAAAGGAGTCTCACTG TCTAGTAGGATATCCAACCTGCATTCTATGGCTAACATTGAGCAGTGGGCCATTGATTTGTCTTGGGATATTATTGCCCGTTTCTCTAATGCTACACCAGAGGGCTCTGATGAGACACTCCCTCGGGGTTTCTATGATGATTTTGTTAAAGTGGCCTGTGATGAAGCCAAG cacTATAAAATGTTGTCAGATAGACTACAAGACCTAGGCAGTTATTTTGGTGCTCTTCCTGTTCATAATG CGTTATGGTCGTCAGCAGCTGACACTAATGGCAGTTTATTGGCAAGACTTGCTGTTGTTCACATGGTACATGAGGCCAG AGGCCTTGATGTGCAGCCAATAACACTGGAAAAATTTGCAAAGAACAATGACCTGGAATCAGCAGCCATCTTGGAGGTCATTTTCCGGGATGAAATAACTCATGTGGCGGCCGGTTTGAAGTGGTTTACCTATGTCTGCTCTCAGTCCTGTCCTCCTCTG GATTGCATACCAACATTTCATAAATTGGTTCAAGAACATTATGG GTCATATCTGAAGCCTCCATTTAATACAGAAAGCCGAGATATGGCAGGAATGACAGAAGAG tGGTACCTGCCTCTAGTGAAACCTCCGagttga
- the LOC125646992 gene encoding E3 ubiquitin-protein ligase TRIM71-like, which yields MMDPRTSAQDVMRCDLCETALVQMYCDTCFVSLCKACVGEHMISDELRKHDIITFQFRKSAPLYPDCASHDKERCEMYCSPCRIPVCHTCLASNQHLSHKLLKILQVLEETKEKIAKEKTELNETISPAYQDIVSDVQNRMRKLEKKYGNISTAITKHGEEWHKEIDKLVQKLKSEVEEMKTTQLHTLQKHLDEVNKNISDINDEINSIDVALGSNDMSKVFNLMPNVEEYKKLPQKILPSSPKFTPGKLQEELCQLFGTLSPISVRSEEHGYSIKTTEKSQEAASSSVIKQLLDEPQIVTTIYTGYNLRNVACLSDEEIWTHGNSSTMKLFSIYQGSRLKSIATKSGNTPGDLVVTNSGDLVYTDYHDRTVNIVKNEQIQTVIRLKNWNPRGVCSTFSDGLLVIMSKKVQTKVVHYSGSTETQTIQFDDQSRPLYSPGDIKYINENKNQDICVADGGATAVVVVNQAGKLRFRYTGHTPAPKNKPFNPRGITTDSQSHILTADYYNHCVHIIDQNGQFLRYIYCGQSYPQGLSIDTNDNLFVAQCSNKQVKKIKYQQ from the coding sequence ATGATGGACCCCCGTACCAGTGCACAGGACGTGATGCGATGCGATTTGTGTGAGACCGCTCTGGTACAGATGTACTGTGATACGTGCTTTGTCAGCCTGTGTAAGGCCTGCGTGGGAGAACACATGATATCAGATGAATTGCGAAAACATGATATTATTACATTCCAATTCAGAAAATCCGCCCCCCTCTACCCTGACTGTGCTTCTCATGACAAAGAGCGATGTGAAATGTACTGTAGTCCATGTCGTATTCCAGTTTGCCATACCTGTCTGGCATCAAATCAACATTTAAGTcataaattattgaaaatattgcaaGTATTGGAGGAAACGAAAGAAAAGATCGCCAAAGAGAAAACTGAGTTAAATGAAACAATTTCTCCAGCCTACCAGGACATCGTATCTGATGTACAAAACAGAATGAGGAAATTGGAAAAGAAATATGGAAATATCTCAacagccataacaaaacatgGAGAGGAATGGCACAAAGAAATTGACAAACTCGTCCAGAAATTGAAATCTGAAGTGGAGGAGATGAAAACCACACAGTTGCACACTCTACAGAAACATCTGGATGAAGTGAACAAGAATATCTCTGACATCAATGATgaaatcaattcaattgatgttgCTTTGGGCTCAAATGACATGTCAAAAGTATTCAATCTTATGCCTAATGTAGAGGAATACAAAAAGCTTCCACAGAAAATTCTGCCTTCTTCACCTAAATTCACCCCAGGAAAACTTCAAGAAGAACTATGTCAACTCTTTGGAACTTTATCACCAATTTCTGTCCGATCAGAAGAACATGGTTACAGTATAAAGACAACAGAGAAATCCCAAGAAGCTGCATCCTCTTCTGTCATCAAACAACTGCTTGATGAACCACAGATTGTCACCACCATATATACTGGTTATAACCTTCGCAATGTGGCCTGTCTGAGTGACGAAGAAATCTGGACACATGGAAATAGCAGCACCATGAAACTCTTCAGCATCTATCAGGGATCGCGACTCAAGTCAATCGCAACCAAATCAGGGAACACTCCAGGGGACCTAGTAGTGACAAACAGTGGGGATCTGGTTTATACTGATTACCATGACAGAACTGTGAACATTGTGAAGAATGAACAGATACAGACTGTGATCAGACTAAAGAACTGGAATCCTCGTGGTGTCTGCAGTACCTTCTCTGATGGCCTCCTAGTTATAATGAGCAAGAAAGTACAAACCAAAGTTGTGCATTACTCTGGGTCCACAGAGACACAaaccattcagtttgatgacCAGAGTCGCCCTCTCTATTCACCTGGTGACATTAAATACATTAATGAGAACAAGAACCAGGATATATGTGTGGCTGACGGTGGAGCTAcagcagtagtggtggtcaatcaggcCGGGAAACTGAGATTCAGGTACACTGGACATACTCCTGCTCCAAAGAACAAACCATTCAATCCACGAGGAATCACCACAGACAGTCAGAGTCACATCCTTACAGCTGATTATTACAATCACTGCGTCCACATCATAGACCAGAATGGACAATTCCTCCGTTACATATACTGTGGACAGAGTTATCCCCAGGGACTGTCTATAGATACAAACGACAATCTGTTTGTTGCTCAATGTAGTAACAAAcaagtgaagaaaatcaaatatcaGCAGTAA